The Euphorbia lathyris chromosome 8, ddEupLath1.1, whole genome shotgun sequence genome has a window encoding:
- the LOC136203328 gene encoding uncharacterized protein: MALQEQLSKFQRQQEKCNATLGSIAKSRPSNSKTPQKPIPVAASPLAVSKTPGPAVKFSNDTERLQHINSIRKAPVGAQIKRVIDLLLETRQAFTPEQINEACYVDAISNKGVFDSLRNNPKVSYDGRRFAYKSKHDLKDKNQLLVLIRKFPEGIAVIDLKDSYPAVMEDLQALKSTGQIWLLSNFDSQEDIAYPNDPRAVIKVDDELKQLFRGIELPRDMLDIEKDLQKNGMKPATNTAKRRAAAQVQGISTKPKIKKKKNEISKRTKLTNAHLPELFQHLGGS; encoded by the exons ATGGCGTTGCAAGAACAGTTAAGTAAATTCCAAAGGCAACAAGAGAAGTGTAATGCAACTCTCGGCAGCATTGCAAAATCAAGGCCATCGAATTCCAAAACGCCTCAGAAACCTATACCTGTAGCAGCTTCACCATTGGCAGTTTCTAAGACGCCTGGTCCGGCGGTTAAATTTTCAAATGATACGGAGAGGCTTCAACATATCAATAGCATTCGGAAAGCACCTGTTGGAGCACAGATAAAACGTGTTATAGACCTGCTCTTAGAG ACAAGGCAAGCCTTTACACCAGAACAAATAAATGAAGCATGTTATGTGGATGCAATCTCCAACAAAGGTGTCTTTGACAGTTTGAGGAACAACCCAAAAGTTAGCTATGATGGAAGGCGCTTCGCTTATAAG TCCAAACATGATTTGAAAGACAAGAATCAGCTACTTGTCTTGATACGGAAATTTCCTGAGGGCATTGCTGTCATTGATCTCAAGGATTCATACCCAGCTGTGATGGAGGATTTGCAG GCCTTGAAAAGTACAGGCCAGATTTGGTTGTTGTCGAATTTCGATTCGCAGGAGGACATTGCCTACCCAAATGACCCTAGGGCAGTAATTAAGGTAGATGATGAACTTAAACAACTCTTTCGGGGCATAGAACTACCTCGGGACATGCTCGATATCGAGAAGGATTTGCAGAAGAACGGCATGAAACCTGCTACAAACACCGCAAAGAGAAGGGCGGCAGCTCAGGTGCAAGGCATTTCCACCAAGCCCaagatcaagaagaagaagaatgagattAGTAAGAGGACGAAGCTGACAAATGCTCATCTTCCCGAGCTTTTTCAGCATCTTGGTGGTTCTTAG